ACACAATATCCCATTATGAAAAATATTTTATTAATCGAAGACGATGAAACAACAAGGTTCATTATGTCTCGACTACTAAAAAAAATGGATCAGGTTGGCCATATTGGGTATGCAAGTAATGGAGAAATAGGCCTAACCTATTTAAAGGAACAAAAGACTGCACCAGACATTATATTGTTGGATGTTAACATGCCTGTGATGGATGGGTTTCAATTTTTAGAAGAGTACCAATCAATCGAGAAAAATAAAAAGGCCAAGGTTGTAATCTTAATGGTTACTACATCTCTATTAGAATCAGATTTAGATAAGGCGATGTCAAATCCGAATGTTAAAGAATGTATTGCTAAACCTGTATCTGAAGAAAACATGAATACCCTTTTCGAAAAACATTTCAGCTCGTCAATAGAGAGGTCTTAGATATTACATAAATCAGAGATACACACGCTATTACGCTTACAAACACGTTCCCGATGGCATAAGCCGTATTCCCCGAACGCAATAGCTCAAACGTTTCTAAGCTAAATGTCGAAAACGTACTAAATCCGCCACAAAATCCTATTACAATTAAATACCTAAGCCATAAAGACGTACTTAATTTATCGCTAAAGAATGCCAACATACTTGCTAACACCAAGCAACTAAGAATATTCGAGGCTAAAGTAGCTATTGGCAAAGATGTGCTGTAATTGCTAATTACATACTTAGAAATCCCAAAACGTAATAGGCTTCCTAAGCCTCCTCCAATAAAAATCGCTAATAAATTCATTTCGATACTTCAGATAATTGAGTACTAAAATAATAATATATCCTATGCCAGAGATTAGCAATTCCTATTCCTAATATTATTCCACATACAATATCAAGTGGATAATGAACGCCTAAATAAACTCTTGAATAGGCAACAATCCCAGCCCAAATAAGAATAGCATACTTCGCAATTTTATTTGGAAGAAATTTTTCTATGAATACAGCAATGGAAAATGATGTACTTGCATGAGAAGATACAAAACCATAAAGCCCTCCACAATGATCCTCGACCAAATGGACCATCCCTCCTATTATTTCATTATGACATGGTCTATACCTTTGAAAAACATTTTTAAAAAGATGAACGGAAATCAAATCACTAGATGCAATAAGCCCAACAATACATCCCAATAAAATCCATATATGCGGTATTCTTTTTACAACAAGAAAATAAATCAGATAAGCGTATAAGGGTATCCATGTCCACTTATAGGATATCCAATACATGATAATATCCCAAGAATTACTGTTTATTCCGTTTAAATACAGGAATAGTTCTTTATCGAAATTTACTATTTGCTCCATTAAAAAAGCAATTTACTCATGACTCAAGTTGGACCACAATTTATCTTTGAGAGCAGTTATTCCTTGATGCTGAATAGATGAGATAAAAATATATTCAATATCTGGCAGCTCTAATTTCATCTCATCCATTAGTTCTTCATCTAACATATCTGATTTTGTAATAGCCAAAATCCTATTCTTATCCAGAAGTTCAGAGTTATACAATTTCAACTCATTTAGTAAGATATCATACTCTTTTATTATATCCGGTGAATCGGCTGGAATCATGAAAAGCAAAGTGGCGTTACGCTCAATATGTCTAAGAAACCTTGTTCCTATTCCTTTTCCTTCACTTGCGCCCTCAATTATACCAGGTATATCGGCCATTACAAAAGACTTTTCATCCCGGTAAGCAACAATTCCTAGATTAGGAACCAAAGTTGTAAAAGGATAGTCAGCTATTTCTGGTTTTGCGGCAGATACCACTGAAAGTAAAGTAGACTTACCTGCATTCGGCATTCCTACCAAGCCAACATCCGCTAGTAATTTAAGCTCCAGAATTTTCCATTCTTCGACTCCATCCTCACCTGGCTGAGCATATCGTGGTGTCTGATTTGTTGGCGATTTAAAATTATAATTCCCTTTCCCCCCTCTTCCGCCTTTTGCAACAATATATGTTTCTCCTTCTTGCGTTATCTCAAATTCAATTTCCTTTGTTTCTGGGTTTCGAATAACTGTACCAAGGGGTACATCTAAGATTTCATCTCTTCCTTCAGCTCCAGTTAATCTGCTTTTTGCACCGTTTACACCGTCTGTACCGATAACATGTTTTCTGTACTTTAAGTGAATTAATGTCCAGAATTGTTTGTTACCACGTAGAATAATGTGACCTCCTCGACCTCCATCTCCACCATCCGGTCCACCTTTCGCAGTTAGTTTATCTCTCCTTAGATGTGCAGAACCAGATCCGCCTTTACCAGATCGACAACAGATTTTAACGTAATCTATAAAATTTGAACCAGCCATTTTCGTTAACTCAAAGACTAAAGTGAATCAATTGCTTCGGTAAGAAGATTAAAGATATCTTCAATTTCACCCACGCCATCAACCGACGAATATTTATTTAACGTCTCATAGTGACCAATCACAGGTTCTGTTTCACTTTTATAAATTGTAATTCTGTTATTGATTACCTCCGGGTCTGCATCATCCTTTCTTCCAGAATCCTCGGCTCTTTTTTTCAGTCTTACTCTTAATTCATCATCAGGAACAACCAAGCCAACTAATCCCGAAATATGAGAATCTCTACCAGAAAGAAATTCATCTAATGCAACCGCCTGGTCTGTTGTTCTAGGAAAACCATCGAAAATAAATCCCTTGGGATTATCGTGTTTATTAACTTCTGATTCCAGCATTTTAATCGTAACATCATCCGGAACTAACTGTCCTTTATCGGTGTAACTCTTCGCCAAATTACCGAGTTCTGTTCCTCCTTTAATATTTGCTCTAAAAATATCACCTGTTGAAAGATGTACTAAGCCGTACTTTTCAATCAACTTAATTGACTGCGTTCCTTTACCAGCTCCTGGAGGTCCAAATAGTATTATATTCAGCATTATTAATTTAATTTAATGGTATAAATATCTTTTAAATTTCGCCCTAATTCTCTGTAATCCATGCCAAAACCAACAATAAAATCATCCGGAATCTCAACACCTATATAGTCGATATTAATTTCTTTATTATATACTTCTGGTTTAAAGAAAAGGCTAGCAACCTTAACATTACATGAAGGTTCTTTATTTAATTCTGTTACAAT
The Flavobacteriales bacterium DNA segment above includes these coding regions:
- a CDS encoding response regulator, producing MKNILLIEDDETTRFIMSRLLKKMDQVGHIGYASNGEIGLTYLKEQKTAPDIILLDVNMPVMDGFQFLEEYQSIEKNKKAKVVILMVTTSLLESDLDKAMSNPNVKECIAKPVSEENMNTLFEKHFSSSIERS
- the crcB gene encoding fluoride efflux transporter CrcB gives rise to the protein MNLLAIFIGGGLGSLLRFGISKYVISNYSTSLPIATLASNILSCLVLASMLAFFSDKLSTSLWLRYLIVIGFCGGFSTFSTFSLETFELLRSGNTAYAIGNVFVSVIACVSLIYVISKTSLLTS
- a CDS encoding phosphatase PAP2 family protein; this translates as MEQIVNFDKELFLYLNGINSNSWDIIMYWISYKWTWIPLYAYLIYFLVVKRIPHIWILLGCIVGLIASSDLISVHLFKNVFQRYRPCHNEIIGGMVHLVEDHCGGLYGFVSSHASTSFSIAVFIEKFLPNKIAKYAILIWAGIVAYSRVYLGVHYPLDIVCGIILGIGIANLWHRIYYYFSTQLSEVSK
- the obgE gene encoding GTPase ObgE → MAGSNFIDYVKICCRSGKGGSGSAHLRRDKLTAKGGPDGGDGGRGGHIILRGNKQFWTLIHLKYRKHVIGTDGVNGAKSRLTGAEGRDEILDVPLGTVIRNPETKEIEFEITQEGETYIVAKGGRGGKGNYNFKSPTNQTPRYAQPGEDGVEEWKILELKLLADVGLVGMPNAGKSTLLSVVSAAKPEIADYPFTTLVPNLGIVAYRDEKSFVMADIPGIIEGASEGKGIGTRFLRHIERNATLLFMIPADSPDIIKEYDILLNELKLYNSELLDKNRILAITKSDMLDEELMDEMKLELPDIEYIFISSIQHQGITALKDKLWSNLSHE
- a CDS encoding adenylate kinase; amino-acid sequence: MLNIILFGPPGAGKGTQSIKLIEKYGLVHLSTGDIFRANIKGGTELGNLAKSYTDKGQLVPDDVTIKMLESEVNKHDNPKGFIFDGFPRTTDQAVALDEFLSGRDSHISGLVGLVVPDDELRVRLKKRAEDSGRKDDADPEVINNRITIYKSETEPVIGHYETLNKYSSVDGVGEIEDIFNLLTEAIDSL